Proteins from one Halopseudomonas pelagia genomic window:
- the trpB gene encoding tryptophan synthase subunit beta: MSDTKPVDYTTIPDQRGHFGPYGGRFVSETLMDALEELEALYQRLSADPDFQAEFDYDLAHYVGRPSPLYLAERLTAKVGGAQIYLKREDLNHTGAHKVNNTIGQALLAKHMGKPRVIAETGAGQHGVATATVAARLGLKCQVYMGADDVQRQSLNVYRMKLLGAEVIPVTSGSRTLKDAMNEAMRDWVTNIDDTFYIIGTVAGPHPYPKLVRDFQCVIGREARAQCLTQYGKLPDALVACVGGGSNAIGLFHPFLEDTGVAMYGVEAGGLGLETGQHAAPLAAGRPGVLHGNRTYLMEDDAGQIIETHSVSAGLDYPGVGPEHSWLKDIGRVSYVNATDEEALTAFRELTRVEGIMPALESAHAVAYAMKLAATMRPDQTIVVNLSGRGDKDIHTVAGIDGISL; this comes from the coding sequence GTGTCTGACACAAAACCCGTGGATTACACCACTATTCCTGATCAGCGAGGGCATTTCGGACCCTATGGCGGCCGGTTTGTTTCCGAAACGCTGATGGACGCGCTGGAAGAGCTGGAGGCGCTTTATCAGCGCTTGTCCGCTGATCCAGACTTCCAGGCAGAGTTCGATTACGATCTCGCCCATTATGTCGGCCGTCCCTCGCCGCTGTATCTGGCTGAGCGCTTGACCGCCAAGGTCGGCGGCGCGCAGATCTATCTTAAGCGTGAAGACCTGAATCACACTGGCGCGCACAAGGTAAACAACACGATCGGCCAGGCGCTGCTGGCCAAGCACATGGGCAAGCCGCGCGTGATCGCCGAGACCGGTGCTGGCCAGCATGGCGTAGCCACGGCAACAGTCGCTGCGCGGCTGGGGCTTAAATGCCAGGTGTATATGGGCGCTGATGACGTTCAGCGGCAATCGCTCAACGTTTACCGCATGAAGCTTCTCGGTGCTGAAGTGATACCGGTAACGTCTGGTTCCCGCACCTTGAAAGACGCGATGAACGAGGCAATGCGTGATTGGGTCACCAATATTGATGACACCTTCTACATTATCGGCACGGTCGCCGGCCCGCATCCCTACCCGAAACTGGTAAGGGACTTTCAGTGCGTTATCGGTCGTGAGGCACGCGCGCAGTGTTTGACCCAGTATGGCAAGTTACCTGACGCGCTGGTGGCTTGCGTCGGCGGCGGGTCCAACGCGATCGGACTGTTCCACCCCTTTCTTGAAGACACTGGCGTGGCCATGTATGGCGTTGAAGCGGGCGGTCTGGGCCTGGAGACAGGCCAGCATGCCGCACCCTTAGCAGCCGGCCGGCCTGGTGTGCTGCACGGCAACCGGACTTATCTGATGGAAGATGACGCTGGCCAGATCATTGAAACCCATTCAGTTTCCGCAGGGTTGGATTATCCCGGTGTCGGGCCAGAGCATAGCTGGTTGAAAGACATCGGCCGGGTGAGCTATGTAAACGCCACTGACGAAGAAGCCCTGACTGCTTTCCGTGAGCTGACCCGCGTCGAAGGCATCATGCCGGCACTGGAGTCTGCTCACGCAGTGGCGTACGCCATGAAGCTGGCAGCCACCATGCGTCCAGATCAGACTATAGTGGTCAATCTGTCCGGGCGTGGTGACAAGGATATTCATACCGTGGCCGGCATTGACGGCATCAGTCTTTGA
- a CDS encoding phosphoribosylanthranilate isomerase: MVRIKICGITRIEDALAAARAGADAIGLVFYPASPRAVSPTVARQIIRALPPFVTSVGLFVDASATEVHQVLAEAPLDVLQFHGNEPAEFCNQFGRPYLKVLRVKPGDDLNALAAQWPDASGILLDSYKEGVPGGTGEIFDWSLIPLERNWPLVLAGGLTAENVADAIARSAPWAVDVSGGVEQAKGIKDAAKINSFVQEVKRV; the protein is encoded by the coding sequence ATGGTGCGAATCAAGATATGCGGTATCACGCGGATTGAAGACGCGCTGGCCGCTGCGCGGGCTGGAGCCGATGCCATAGGTTTGGTGTTTTATCCCGCCAGTCCGCGCGCAGTGAGCCCAACAGTCGCGCGTCAGATCATTCGCGCGCTGCCCCCTTTTGTCACTTCCGTTGGCCTGTTTGTGGATGCGTCTGCAACTGAGGTCCATCAAGTGCTGGCGGAAGCTCCCCTGGACGTTTTGCAATTTCATGGCAACGAGCCGGCAGAGTTCTGTAATCAGTTTGGCCGACCCTATCTCAAGGTGCTCAGAGTGAAGCCCGGCGATGACCTGAACGCCCTAGCCGCTCAGTGGCCAGACGCCTCCGGCATTCTCCTGGACAGTTACAAGGAAGGCGTGCCCGGCGGTACTGGAGAGATCTTTGACTGGTCGCTTATTCCGCTCGAGCGTAATTGGCCGCTGGTACTGGCTGGCGGGTTGACCGCAGAGAATGTAGCCGATGCCATTGCCCGATCTGCCCCCTGGGCGGTGGATGTCAGCGGCGGTGTAGAGCAGGCCAAGGGCATCAAGGATGCCGCTAAAATCAATTCCTTTGTTCAAGAGGTGAAGCGTGTCTGA
- a CDS encoding SPOR domain-containing protein, protein MDDKLKQRLIGALVLIIAAVVFLPMLLSGQDETVSVEVEAPEQPVMSSEPIESAAPIELSAPEPVNDIPEAEGIPLPVEEEVAEPAISEAPVAEPVLAPEPEAAPAPVAPTATQGDWVIQLGSFSAVANAEGFKQKLVEQGYNAYTVTAQADGKEITRVYVGPLLDRESANRVRDELSRRHETKGFVTAFDAASGKR, encoded by the coding sequence ATGGATGACAAATTGAAACAGCGGCTTATCGGTGCGTTGGTGTTGATCATTGCTGCGGTGGTTTTTCTGCCCATGCTGTTATCCGGTCAGGACGAGACCGTCAGTGTTGAAGTCGAAGCCCCTGAGCAGCCGGTGATGTCGAGCGAGCCTATCGAATCCGCGGCCCCTATCGAATTGTCGGCACCCGAGCCGGTGAATGATATTCCGGAGGCTGAAGGGATTCCTCTGCCGGTGGAAGAGGAGGTCGCTGAGCCAGCGATTAGCGAAGCGCCAGTCGCCGAGCCTGTGCTCGCCCCCGAGCCTGAAGCCGCGCCAGCACCCGTTGCACCGACCGCCACGCAAGGCGATTGGGTCATCCAGTTAGGCAGCTTTTCAGCGGTGGCGAATGCCGAGGGTTTCAAGCAGAAACTGGTGGAGCAGGGCTACAACGCCTATACGGTAACGGCACAGGCGGATGGCAAGGAGATTACCCGGGTTTACGTAGGGCCGCTTCTGGATCGCGAAAGCGCCAACCGCGTGCGCGACGAGCTGAGTCGTCGGCATGAGACCAAGGGTTTCGTAACGGCGTTTGATGCGGCTTCCGGTAAGCGATAG
- the accD gene encoding acetyl-CoA carboxylase, carboxyltransferase subunit beta — translation MSNWLVDKLIPSIVRSEAQKSSVPEGLWRKCPSCDAVLYRPELEKNLDICPKCSHHLRINARRRLDIFLDPEGRTEIAAELEPVDRLKFRDSKKYKDRLTAAQKDTGEKDALVVMQGTLKGNPIVASAFEFNFMGGSMGSVVGARFVRGAEIALKERIPYVCFSASGGARMQEALFSLMQMAKTSAALAKMKEEGIPFISVMTDPVYGGVSASLAMLGDLNVAEPNALIGFAGPRVIEQTVREKLPAGFQRSEFLLAHGALDMIIPRAELRDRLSSMLSMFTGLPAPERDPPLEPLTGEA, via the coding sequence ATGAGCAACTGGCTGGTAGATAAGTTGATACCCTCCATAGTGCGTTCCGAAGCACAAAAGAGCAGTGTGCCCGAGGGCCTGTGGCGCAAATGTCCGTCCTGCGATGCCGTACTGTACCGCCCCGAGCTGGAAAAAAACCTGGATATCTGCCCCAAGTGCAGCCATCACCTGCGTATCAACGCCCGCCGTCGCCTGGATATTTTTCTTGATCCGGAAGGGCGCACCGAGATCGCTGCCGAACTGGAGCCGGTCGACCGTCTGAAGTTCCGCGACAGCAAGAAATACAAGGATCGCCTGACCGCAGCGCAGAAAGATACCGGCGAGAAAGATGCGTTAGTGGTCATGCAGGGCACCTTGAAAGGCAATCCGATTGTAGCCAGCGCCTTTGAGTTCAACTTCATGGGCGGTTCGATGGGCAGTGTTGTCGGTGCGCGCTTTGTACGCGGTGCCGAAATTGCGCTTAAAGAGCGTATTCCCTACGTGTGCTTTTCAGCGTCCGGTGGCGCGCGCATGCAGGAAGCGCTGTTTTCATTGATGCAGATGGCCAAGACCAGTGCCGCTCTGGCGAAAATGAAGGAAGAGGGCATTCCGTTTATTTCGGTGATGACCGATCCGGTCTACGGCGGCGTATCTGCCAGCTTGGCGATGCTCGGCGACCTGAACGTGGCCGAGCCTAATGCGCTGATCGGTTTTGCCGGTCCGCGGGTTATTGAGCAGACCGTTCGCGAGAAGCTTCCCGCAGGCTTCCAGCGCAGTGAATTCCTGCTCGCCCATGGGGCATTGGATATGATCATCCCCCGCGCCGAGTTGCGTGATCGGCTGTCGAGCATGCTGAGTATGTTCACGGGCTTGCCCGCACCGGAACGGGATCCGCCGCTTGAGCCCCTGACCGGCGAGGCCTGA
- a CDS encoding FimV/HubP family polar landmark protein, with the protein MVRKLVLAVAAASALMSSNMTLALGVGDINLRSALNQPLDAEIELLQVKDLSSQEILPNLASPDEFGRAGIERNFFLNDLVFTPVIRPDGRAVIRVTSSKPVKEPFLNFLMEVRWPSGRVLREFTLLLDPPLYSPTPVTASAPATQAWRAPVEPTQRPVPTVAAAQPRDTQPQTQSPSQPRPQSPAPAAASPSSEQASGEWRTSRTDTLWEIALRSRPSGASVHQTMLAIQELNPNAFIDNNINRLKADQTLTLPDAEQARRLGQAEAVAQVAAQNSAWQGGQRAEPAQRQLDARQQDAAPAAPETAPEGDSLRLVAGSAEQGEGASESASTDSASRLRDQLDETKEQLDSLEREKAEADSRLTDMQAQMDTLQRLLELKDAQLAAMQEQLGDSAELPDIAPEPAADASAADVVAGENALDPELPAVDESGLPADQMEAPADSLAEMPENTETPIELDEAVADDSGEVAGQADTGAAELSPSAAPVPETPAAESNDQAPAVVDAEQDGVEALLQRMMQNQTFLIVGGGIILLLILLLLMALARRNARREAEMADNFIARAAENGEGDESGDADEFNVALASFDEESQELGISHDPITEADALIAYGKLAEAAEVLNAAIEVEPERTDLRFKLMEVEGLLDNREGYAEQMTALRDMGAPESQIAAMNARFPVMAAALAAGAAVADDDATRDSLTEDDAETVFEKDELETIEYDVGGFEPEEPATDAAPVAAESEHDDLDLDFDLDDNLAKDLADPGVSAPSSQTAEDDFELDFNLDESPQPAKAETESDFTLDEDFDLSLTDDLQADSLMAEMDAMGQSDAKTSTDAESSETSFDLSDEELMRFEEELNEAENEEAGFGQSGIESDAPASNLTSDDSSFESDELNDPQLDDDDEIDALPSSTAEQALADSMAEDDEDEFDFLSGTDECATKLDLARAYIDMGDQEGARDILGEVLEEGNDQQKQDARDMMEQLD; encoded by the coding sequence ATGGTTCGCAAACTGGTTTTGGCTGTCGCCGCAGCAAGCGCTCTGATGTCATCGAATATGACACTCGCTTTGGGCGTTGGGGATATCAACCTGCGCTCGGCGCTGAATCAGCCTTTGGATGCTGAGATCGAGCTGCTACAGGTCAAGGATTTATCCAGCCAGGAAATTCTGCCTAATCTCGCGTCGCCAGATGAATTTGGCAGAGCCGGCATTGAACGGAACTTTTTCCTTAACGATCTAGTGTTCACTCCGGTTATCCGGCCTGATGGTCGTGCGGTGATCCGCGTCACTTCTAGCAAGCCAGTTAAGGAACCTTTCCTCAATTTTCTGATGGAAGTGCGCTGGCCGTCCGGTCGAGTATTACGCGAATTCACCCTATTGCTCGACCCTCCGCTGTACAGTCCGACGCCGGTCACTGCCAGCGCCCCGGCCACGCAAGCCTGGCGTGCTCCTGTCGAGCCAACCCAGCGTCCAGTGCCTACGGTTGCCGCCGCTCAGCCCAGAGATACTCAGCCCCAAACCCAGTCCCCGTCTCAGCCACGGCCTCAGTCACCTGCGCCTGCAGCAGCTAGCCCGTCATCTGAGCAAGCCTCCGGCGAGTGGCGTACCAGCCGCACTGATACCTTGTGGGAGATTGCGCTTCGGAGTCGACCGTCCGGCGCCTCGGTACACCAGACCATGCTGGCGATCCAGGAGCTCAACCCGAACGCCTTTATCGATAATAATATCAATCGGCTGAAAGCGGATCAGACCCTGACGCTGCCCGACGCTGAACAGGCACGTCGTCTTGGCCAGGCCGAGGCAGTAGCTCAGGTTGCAGCGCAGAACAGTGCCTGGCAAGGCGGTCAACGGGCTGAGCCAGCGCAGCGTCAGTTGGATGCTCGGCAGCAAGATGCCGCGCCTGCGGCACCGGAAACGGCTCCTGAGGGCGACTCGCTGCGCCTGGTGGCCGGCAGTGCCGAGCAGGGTGAAGGTGCGTCAGAGAGTGCCAGCACCGATTCGGCCAGTCGTCTGCGTGATCAACTTGACGAGACCAAAGAACAGCTTGATTCGCTCGAACGGGAGAAAGCGGAGGCGGATAGCCGCCTGACCGACATGCAGGCGCAGATGGACACCTTGCAGCGCTTGCTCGAGCTCAAGGATGCTCAATTGGCAGCGATGCAGGAGCAGTTGGGTGATTCGGCCGAGCTGCCGGATATAGCGCCAGAACCAGCCGCTGACGCGTCAGCTGCCGATGTGGTTGCTGGCGAGAACGCTCTGGATCCCGAGCTGCCCGCTGTTGACGAATCGGGCCTGCCCGCTGATCAGATGGAGGCCCCGGCAGACAGCCTGGCGGAAATGCCCGAAAACACGGAAACGCCAATCGAGCTTGATGAAGCAGTTGCCGACGATAGTGGTGAGGTAGCCGGTCAGGCCGATACTGGAGCTGCGGAACTGTCACCTTCAGCAGCCCCCGTTCCTGAAACCCCCGCTGCCGAGAGCAATGATCAGGCTCCTGCTGTGGTAGATGCAGAGCAAGACGGCGTCGAGGCGCTGCTGCAGCGGATGATGCAGAACCAGACATTCCTGATTGTTGGTGGCGGCATCATCTTGCTGCTGATATTGCTTCTGCTGATGGCGCTGGCACGTCGCAATGCGCGTCGCGAGGCGGAAATGGCGGATAACTTCATAGCGCGTGCTGCCGAAAACGGGGAAGGCGATGAATCAGGCGATGCCGATGAGTTCAATGTCGCACTGGCCAGCTTTGATGAAGAATCGCAAGAGCTGGGGATCAGTCATGATCCGATTACTGAGGCCGACGCCCTCATTGCCTATGGCAAGCTCGCTGAAGCAGCCGAAGTACTGAACGCGGCGATAGAGGTCGAGCCCGAGCGTACCGATCTTCGCTTCAAACTGATGGAGGTTGAAGGGCTGCTCGACAACCGTGAAGGTTACGCCGAGCAAATGACAGCGCTGCGCGACATGGGTGCTCCCGAGTCGCAGATAGCCGCCATGAACGCGCGCTTCCCGGTTATGGCTGCGGCGCTAGCCGCCGGTGCTGCGGTAGCTGATGATGACGCTACCCGGGACTCCCTGACGGAAGACGATGCTGAGACCGTCTTCGAGAAGGATGAGCTGGAAACAATCGAATATGACGTTGGCGGCTTTGAGCCTGAAGAGCCTGCTACTGACGCGGCCCCGGTCGCGGCTGAGTCGGAACACGACGACCTGGACCTGGATTTTGATCTGGATGACAACCTGGCCAAGGATCTGGCTGATCCAGGTGTCAGCGCGCCATCTTCCCAGACAGCTGAAGATGACTTTGAGCTGGATTTCAATCTGGATGAATCCCCTCAGCCAGCGAAAGCGGAAACTGAATCGGACTTTACCCTGGACGAAGATTTTGACCTGTCACTGACCGACGATCTTCAAGCCGACAGTCTGATGGCCGAGATGGATGCCATGGGCCAATCTGACGCCAAGACATCTACCGATGCGGAGTCTTCCGAGACTTCGTTCGATCTGTCCGACGAAGAGTTGATGCGCTTCGAAGAGGAGCTCAACGAGGCCGAAAACGAAGAGGCTGGTTTTGGTCAATCGGGAATTGAGTCGGATGCTCCAGCGAGCAATCTGACATCTGACGATAGCTCTTTCGAGTCGGATGAGCTGAATGACCCTCAACTCGATGATGACGACGAAATCGACGCGCTGCCTTCTTCAACGGCTGAGCAGGCGTTGGCAGACAGCATGGCCGAAGATGACGAAGACGAATTCGACTTTCTCTCCGGCACGGATGAATGCGCAACCAAGCTGGATCTGGCGCGGGCCTACATCGATATGGGTGATCAGGAAGGCGCTCGTGATATTCTCGGCGAAGTGCTGGAAGAGGGGAATGACCAGCAGAAGCAGGACGCTCGCGACATGATGGAGCAACTTGATTAA
- a CDS encoding CvpA family protein, translating to MTLAWIDWAIIAIIAVSTVISLARGFVKEALSLVTWVVAGLVAWMFGGALAEYLIPYIATPSLRVIAACAILFVLTLILGGLVNYLIGQLVMVTGLSGTDRFLGMIFGAARGALLVTVGVGLLSLAPVDADEWWRQSELIPHFLLVADWSKSMILGFVGR from the coding sequence GTGACACTAGCCTGGATTGATTGGGCCATCATCGCCATTATTGCCGTCTCGACTGTGATCAGTTTAGCCCGGGGTTTCGTCAAGGAAGCGCTATCGCTGGTGACCTGGGTGGTCGCTGGTCTGGTAGCCTGGATGTTTGGCGGTGCGCTGGCCGAGTATCTGATTCCGTATATCGCGACACCTTCGCTTCGGGTGATTGCCGCCTGCGCTATATTATTTGTTCTGACATTGATTCTAGGCGGGCTGGTCAATTATCTGATCGGCCAGTTGGTGATGGTCACTGGCCTGAGTGGTACAGACCGTTTTCTGGGTATGATATTTGGTGCCGCCCGCGGTGCATTGTTGGTTACCGTTGGTGTAGGGCTTTTGAGCCTGGCGCCGGTCGATGCTGACGAATGGTGGCGGCAGTCCGAGCTGATTCCGCATTTTCTCCTGGTTGCTGACTGGTCCAAGAGCATGATTCTCGGGTTTGTTGGGCGCTGA
- the truA gene encoding tRNA pseudouridine(38-40) synthase TruA, translating to MSSSTSDAAAPEAAAVVSRVAACVEYRGTAYRGWQRQQPGVKSVQEAVEKALGRVANHPVNLFCAGRTDAGVHASCQIIHFETNAVRTAFNWVHGANANLPADISLAWAQTVPKDFHARFSAVARRYRYVIYNDPVRPAHLAHEVTWNYRPLDIDLMRRAAEPLVGEHDFTSYRALACQAKSPVKRVHHLKLVEFGRFIVIDIRSDAFLHHMVRNIAGVLMQIGCGERPVSWAGEVLEARCRREGGLTAPPYGLYLVDVTYPERFSLPERYMGPHFLAALNTLD from the coding sequence ATGAGTAGTTCAACCTCAGACGCGGCCGCCCCAGAGGCGGCCGCTGTTGTTTCCAGGGTAGCGGCCTGCGTCGAATATCGCGGCACCGCGTACCGCGGCTGGCAGCGTCAGCAACCGGGAGTCAAGAGCGTCCAGGAGGCGGTCGAAAAAGCCCTTGGACGAGTCGCCAATCATCCGGTGAACCTGTTTTGCGCAGGCCGTACTGATGCCGGCGTACACGCCTCCTGTCAGATCATTCATTTTGAAACCAATGCGGTGCGTACCGCGTTCAACTGGGTGCATGGCGCCAATGCCAACCTGCCGGCGGATATCAGCCTGGCCTGGGCGCAAACCGTGCCGAAGGACTTTCATGCCCGGTTCTCGGCGGTAGCGCGACGTTATCGCTATGTTATCTACAATGACCCGGTCCGACCCGCGCACCTGGCGCACGAAGTGACCTGGAATTATCGGCCCCTGGATATCGATCTGATGCGGCGTGCGGCCGAGCCCCTGGTAGGCGAACACGACTTCACTTCCTACCGGGCGCTGGCATGCCAGGCAAAATCACCGGTCAAGCGGGTACATCACCTGAAATTGGTCGAGTTTGGTCGATTTATCGTGATCGATATTCGTTCTGATGCATTTTTGCATCATATGGTGCGCAACATTGCGGGTGTATTGATGCAGATTGGCTGTGGAGAAAGACCGGTGAGCTGGGCGGGCGAGGTGCTTGAAGCCCGCTGCCGACGCGAGGGCGGGCTGACTGCGCCGCCCTACGGTCTGTATCTGGTTGATGTCACTTATCCCGAGCGCTTTTCCTTGCCGGAACGGTATATGGGTCCGCACTTTCTGGCGGCGCTGAATACGCTCGACTGA
- the folC gene encoding bifunctional tetrahydrofolate synthase/dihydrofolate synthase: MAHTDLAGWLARLEQLHPTEIDMGLQRVASVAARMGLSRPAPLVFTVTGTNGKGSTCATLEALLQQAGLRTGVYTSPHLLAYNERVCIDGKPVSDASLCEAFARIETARAETSLTYFEFGTLAALLLFEQAGLDAVVLEVGLGGRLDAVNIVDADVAVVTSIGLDHQEYLGNTRESVGFEKAGILRPAIKLVCSEIDLPSTFVAEVGRQQALMLQRNTDYGWRAEGGHWLLYGQDSRGESRNVSGLRAVSLPKDNLVTALQAFWAAGLELADRQIVDALANVSVPGRMQRRTVSWRGQPRQLLLDVGHNPHAAAFLAAELESDSVERLAVFGLLADKDLAGVVAPLVGVFSRWALAPLPSPRTRPVSDLATCLTVLGERSEGYGSVAEALEQSLDTTPASTEIVIFGSFFCVSAAILWLNLQSRDLNNG, translated from the coding sequence ATGGCGCACACCGATCTGGCTGGTTGGTTGGCGCGGCTGGAGCAGCTGCATCCTACCGAGATCGATATGGGTTTGCAGCGGGTGGCCAGTGTTGCGGCCCGTATGGGGCTCTCCCGTCCCGCACCGTTAGTGTTTACCGTCACCGGCACTAACGGCAAGGGGTCCACTTGCGCGACCCTGGAGGCGCTGTTGCAGCAGGCCGGGCTGCGCACAGGCGTCTATACCTCCCCGCATTTGCTGGCCTATAACGAGCGGGTCTGCATAGACGGTAAGCCCGTGTCTGACGCAAGCCTCTGCGAGGCTTTTGCTCGAATAGAGACCGCCCGCGCAGAAACCTCCCTGACCTATTTCGAGTTCGGCACGCTGGCAGCACTGCTGTTATTCGAGCAGGCGGGACTGGACGCGGTAGTGTTGGAAGTCGGCCTCGGTGGCCGCCTTGACGCGGTGAATATTGTCGATGCCGATGTGGCTGTGGTCACCAGTATCGGCTTGGACCATCAGGAATATCTGGGCAACACCCGGGAGTCTGTGGGTTTCGAAAAAGCCGGCATTTTGCGACCAGCGATAAAACTGGTCTGCAGTGAAATCGATCTGCCCTCTACGTTCGTTGCGGAAGTAGGGCGTCAACAGGCGTTGATGCTGCAACGCAATACAGATTATGGGTGGCGCGCGGAAGGTGGGCATTGGCTGTTATATGGTCAGGATTCGCGGGGTGAATCGCGAAACGTAAGCGGTCTGCGAGCAGTTTCCTTGCCCAAGGACAACCTGGTCACGGCGTTGCAGGCGTTCTGGGCGGCGGGGCTGGAGCTTGCCGACAGGCAGATAGTCGATGCGTTGGCCAATGTTAGCGTACCCGGCCGCATGCAGCGCCGCACTGTCAGCTGGCGCGGCCAGCCACGGCAATTGCTGCTGGATGTAGGGCACAATCCGCATGCCGCGGCTTTTCTCGCCGCCGAACTTGAATCTGATAGCGTAGAGCGGCTGGCGGTTTTTGGTCTGCTGGCAGACAAGGATCTTGCCGGGGTGGTTGCGCCTCTGGTCGGTGTATTCAGTCGCTGGGCACTAGCCCCTTTACCCAGCCCGAGAACGCGGCCCGTTAGCGATCTGGCGACCTGTCTGACAGTTCTAGGGGAGCGAAGTGAAGGTTACGGCTCTGTCGCCGAAGCGTTGGAGCAGAGCCTGGACACAACGCCAGCTTCTACCGAAATAGTCATTTTCGGGTCGTTTTTCTGCGTCTCAGCAGCCATACTCTGGCTAAACCTCCAGTCCCGGGATCTGAATAATGGATGA
- the trpA gene encoding tryptophan synthase subunit alpha, which produces MSRIQACFEQLCADGRKALIPYVTAGDPDPAMTLPLMHELVEAGADVIELGVPFSDPMADGPVIQQAMERALKHQVSLTQVLEMVRQFRETNQTTPVVLMGYLNPVERMGYETFADAALAAGVDGVLTVDLPPEEADEVAALFKARGLDVIFLLSPTTTLQRAAKICHHASGYVYYVSLKGVTGSSALNVTDVAAKLDQLRTVTDLPIGVGFGIRDGKTAAAVGAVADGVVVGSVLVNQIADHVGQPEQARKAIGAIIRDMRLAMDQR; this is translated from the coding sequence ATGAGTCGAATACAAGCGTGTTTTGAACAGTTGTGTGCAGATGGCCGCAAGGCGTTGATTCCCTATGTGACAGCCGGTGATCCGGATCCGGCAATGACCTTGCCGCTGATGCACGAACTGGTGGAGGCGGGCGCGGACGTCATTGAGTTGGGGGTGCCTTTCTCTGATCCGATGGCCGATGGCCCGGTGATTCAGCAAGCGATGGAACGAGCCTTGAAACACCAGGTTAGCCTGACTCAAGTGCTGGAGATGGTGCGTCAGTTCCGCGAGACCAATCAGACTACCCCGGTGGTATTGATGGGCTATCTCAACCCGGTTGAACGCATGGGCTATGAAACCTTTGCCGATGCGGCGCTGGCTGCAGGGGTTGATGGCGTTCTGACCGTGGACTTGCCTCCGGAAGAAGCCGACGAGGTCGCTGCGCTGTTCAAGGCGCGCGGGCTGGATGTGATTTTCCTTTTGTCACCTACCACCACGCTGCAGCGGGCGGCGAAAATCTGTCACCATGCCAGCGGCTATGTCTATTATGTTTCACTCAAGGGTGTGACCGGGTCCAGTGCATTGAACGTCACTGATGTGGCAGCCAAGCTCGATCAACTGCGCACCGTGACCGATTTGCCGATTGGCGTGGGATTTGGTATTCGTGATGGAAAGACCGCAGCAGCTGTTGGCGCTGTGGCTGATGGTGTGGTGGTTGGCTCGGTACTGGTTAATCAGATTGCCGATCATGTTGGGCAGCCTGAACAGGCTCGCAAGGCAATTGGCGCTATTATTCGCGACATGCGCCTGGCTATGGATCAGCGATAG